TGTGACAAAGGAaccctcctttccctgccccatTACAGCCTACACAAATTCCAGACATGTTAGAGGACACAAGGACACATTATGGGGCCTGAAAGGCAGTACTTATCAGGACTCTAAGCACTCATTTGCAAGcaggaacaaaacagaaataaaaattgcaCCAGTTCATTGTATTTGCCAACGTGTAGATAAAGCTCAACAGTAGTCTCCCATCACACTAAAAGTTGTATTAGACAAAACAATCATATAATGTAAGAGTATAAGGACAAGTACTTTTATAGTATGGAGGGAAGAATGATCCCTAcctcacatcatacacaaaaaatagaaaaaagatcaaaatatgaAAAGCCAAACTTTAAACGgtttagaaaagaagaatgaataataaatgaggcagaagaaatgtGTCTTAAACAAGGCATAAAAAGTACAAtccacaaagaaaagaatgacacatttaactacattaaaattttaaatgtatgtacAACAAATGACATTATGaacaaagttctttaaaaatgaagtcaaaaTGCCTCTGGAGAGAGGAGCTGgatgaaagaacagaaatgggagaaaaacTTTTTACTgtatattctttcatattttcttgattttttttttaagattttatttatttattttacagagatcacaagtagtcagagaggcaggcagagagagagcaggggaagcgggctccccactaagcagagagcccgatgcggggctcaatcccaggaccctgagatcatgacctgagctgaaggcagaggcttaaccactgagccacccaggtgcccccatattttctggatttttgaTTCATGTGAACATACTGCCCATtcacaataaatacataaatagatttaaaattttaaactagaAAGCCATAAGCTGGGGAAAAAACTGGTCATGCATATAAAAGGATTAGTATTCAGAATTTATCAATCTAAAAATTTATATCTAAAATTTAgaagaatggggcgcctgggtggctcagtgggttaaagcctctgccttcggctcaggtcgtgatcccagggtcctgggatcgagccccatgtcgggctctctgctctgctgggagcctgcttcctcctctctctctgcctgcctctctgcctacttgtgatttctatctctctgtcaaataaataaaatcttcaaataaataaataaataaaataaaatttagaagaaaaacacaCTCAAAGAAAATTAGACAAGTGATCAAGTAATTCATAAAGGAGGAGCCCTACGTGACtaacaaacatgaaaataatCTCAACCTTAAAAGTTACAAgggttggggtgcttgggtggctcagctgttaggcacctgccttcagctctggtcattatcccagggttctgggattgagccctagatcaggctccctgctcaatgagaagcatgcttctccctctcccactctccctgcttgtgctccctctctcgctgtgtctctctctgtcaaataaataaataaaatcttttaaaaaataaaaataattaaaagttacaAGGTCGGGGCATACTGAGTGAGCATGGAAActagttaagattctctctctccctctccctttgcctctccctcagTCATGCAAGTACGCACactcaattctctctctctttttttttttaaaaagggggggggggttacAAGTGTAAGCAAACTGAAGAATGGTGTCTTTCCCCATCCATCATTTTGGCAAAAACTATCAGATTCAGGCAATATTTTTTTACTCCTAGTTTGCTGAGGGTTATTTACTATCAATTACTATTATCTATTTGTTGTGCAGCAGttgatatttttctcctttattttgcaCTTCCAATCttgcacttcctttttttttttccttaagatttgatttatttatttgacacagagagagagagagagagacagtaagagagggaacacaagcagggagagtagcagagggaaaagcaggctccccactgagcagagagcccaatgcagggctccatcccaggatcctgagatcatgatctgagctgaccaacccaggtgccccaatcttgcATTTCTAGAATGCTGTTatattatcatctttttttttttgaagattttatttatttattacagagagagatcacaagtaggcagagagagagagtaggaagcaggctccccgttgagcagagagcccgatgcggggctcgatcccagatccctgagatcaagacctgagctgaaggcagaggcttaaaccactgagccacccaggcacccctattatcatttttatatattgctgaatttggtttgctaatagtCTGGGTTTCCATACAGATTCATAAGTCAGACTGTCATGGAATTGCTTTCTCAAAGTAGAGAGTTCCTGTGAAATCTTTCATGAGCCAAAATGGCATTAAGTGAAGAAGCCATTACCGTTAACttatatggaaaaaatttttGCATCTCCAGACCCCAAAAATAGCCCCTCTTAGCATTTTTTGATCCTACATTCCTGGTGGATgtacaaaataaatcaagataaagtACAGATACCCACAGACACAGTTCAAACTCATGACAGCTTGCTGCTGAGATGCTGAGTATAGTTCTCGGGGAAGGAGCTTGGGGGTGCCGCTCGCAGGGTATGAGCTGCCTCTATAATGGCTCGCTGGAAAACAAACGCTAAATGCTATTCTCACTTTTTATCTTGCTTTGTTAAAGTGGAAATCCTCTTTGGGtttctttcagttagtgaaaACAAGCTCTAATGTAGGTCcctcctaaaagaaaaaagaggcctAACACAAACATTCAAAAAAGCAGGGGATATCTGTACAGAGCGCGACCTCCTCTTCCACAGTTTCACTTTCTGTGGTCCACAAGCAGATAATCCCCCTCTTGACCTACCATCAGAAGGTCAACAATAGCCTGACAATGACCAAAGATCcctacatcattcacctcacttcatctgataatataggcattttatcatttcacatgATCACAAGAAGGGGGACTATAGCGCAAaaggtattttgagagaaagaccacattcaCCTAActttcattatattattttttttaagattttatttatttatttgacagacagagatcacaagtaggtagagaggcaggcagagagagaggaaggaaagcaggctccccgctgagcagaagcccgatgtaaggctcaatcccagaaccctgagatcatgacctgagccgaaggcagaggtttaacccaatgagccacccaggcgccccgattttatttattcatgagagagagagtgcgtgcgcATGAGATCACAAGAAGGTAGACGGACAGAGCgagagctgagcagggaacctgacacagggcttgatcatgacctgagctgaagacagatgcttaacccactgagccacccaagtgcccctcactATGTAactttgtagttcttttttttttttttttaagatttttatttatttgacagacagatcacaagtaggcagagaggcaagcagagagagagaggaggaggaggcaggctccctgctgagcagagagcccgctatgaggctcgatcccaggcccctgggatcattacctgagccgaaggcagaagccttaaccactgagccacccaggcgcccataactTTGTAGTTCTTAAGAGGAACCATTAAAAAGTTCCTAAgaggggcgcctaagtggctcagttggttaagcttctgccttcagctcaggtcatgatccgagtctgtcttaggttcagggtcctgagaaggaGCCTCCcctacttttccctcttccctctgtctgccactcctgtttgtgcgctctctctctctctctctctctctccccccgtgtcaagtaaataaataaataatccgtTTTAAAAAAGTTATCTCCTCCTCTTTATTCATGATGTTgacaatttttctctttttattaatttatgaatcttattagaggtttatcaattttattagctTTGTCAAGTTtccagcttttgattttgctGAATCCCTCTATTACATGTCtgctgtttattttattaatttctgctcttatctttattacttcctttctttACTGGATCAGGGTAAAGGTGGTGCTGCCACTCTGTGGAATGGATGACCTTTTCACTATGTGGTGCTGGAACACTTGTGATACCTACAGAGGGGAAAAGTGAAATTTGATTATCTATctcacactatacacaaagatcaTCAATTCCAGGTAAATGGCAGATCTAGAGATGAACAGAATGATAAACCTACTAGAAGgtaatacagaaaaatacacTCTTGAACTGAGGCTggggagattttttaaataactttaaaataacacattaaaaatattaaccacAAAAAAGATTAATACATTTGAGTTCATTAAAATAAGAACTTGTGCTTATCAAAAGACATCCTTAAGAAAGCCACAGAGTAGGAATATAGCCAAAAAAAGGGCTCATCTGAATATACTAAGCATTCCTACTATCAGTAAGAAAAAACACAACCCACTAGAAAAACAGgcatgaaatttcaaaaaaaatttcataaaaaagaGTAGCCAAGAGGCACCTGAGTAActtagtaggttaagcacctgactcttgttttaggctcagatcatgatttcagggtcagcatggagtctgcttgagaactctctctccctctgcccctccacaggCTAGCAAACATGCACACACGATCTCTcactccttctcaaataaataaataaataaacaaaatattttttttaaaaagtagccaaGGTTGGGCCTGTGGTCGGTTGGTCGCAGTCGAGTCGTTGACTTTGGCGAGAGGCAGACATGTGGCCCGCTGCGCCCGCTCTGCGAGCCCGACGCTCCCACCTGCCCGCAGGATGGCCCACAAGCAGATCTACTACTCGGACAAGTACTTCGACGAGCACTACGAGTACCGGCATGTCATGTTACCCAGAGAACTTTCCAAACAAGTCCCGAAAACCCATCTGATGTCAGAAGAGGAGTGGAGGAGACTTGGCGTCCAACAGAGTCTAGGCTGGGTTCACTACATGATTCACAAGCCAGAACTACATATTCTTCTCTTTCGACGACCTCTtccaaaacagcaacaaaaacgaAGTCTACCTGGGGATTGTCAATTAAgtctttttcaaatttaatgtatatgtgtatataaggGTAGTATTCAGTGAATACTTGAAAAATGTACAAATTGTTGATCCATACCTGTGCATGAGCTGTATTCT
This Neovison vison isolate M4711 chromosome 2, ASM_NN_V1, whole genome shotgun sequence DNA region includes the following protein-coding sequences:
- the LOC122900974 gene encoding cyclin-dependent kinases regulatory subunit 2-like; the encoded protein is MAHKQIYYSDKYFDEHYEYRHVMLPRELSKQVPKTHLMSEEEWRRLGVQQSLGWVHYMIHKPELHILLFRRPLPKQQQKRSLPGDCQLSLFQI